Proteins encoded by one window of Paenibacillus urinalis:
- a CDS encoding LytS/YhcK type 5TM receptor domain-containing protein, whose amino-acid sequence MFELLITMTERIGIIVTIAFIVSRLRFFRTMLSLDKLTSVQQVQAVLVFGVLGIIGTYTGLTVHPDSLALNKWMLEVSQEEAIANSRVVGIVMAGLFGGWKIGLGAGLVAGLHRFTLGGFTGLACGLATILAGILAGVFRKTGGQIRFSKALILGAVAESLQMLIILLLARPFEQALSLVGYIGLPMIVANGIGCALFLLIIRSVVNEEQKAAAQQAQTSLRIARQTLGYMRQGMKLRSAEAVCRILFSEVKASAIAMTDQHVILAHIGIGDDHHVAGRPLQTEVTRHVIEQGEMLIVDNEEIHCQKQGCPLGAAVIGPLKQGGQTVGTLKFYFRSKKDITHVTTELMSGLTMLLSYQLEAAQLAEAKELAREAEIKTLQAQIHPHFLFNTMNTILSLTRIDVDKARKLLRSLSDYIRKNLTAATAEQSTLLEELQHLRSYLNIEEIRFEDKLTVHYDVKESALQAMVPPLTLQPLVENCIRHGFRNRTAQCVIHIEITDDPVTGVSVLIRDNGEGMREERLSQLGTQKIESSTGTGLAVYNVSRRLTLMYGIGASLEIKSSEQAGTEVKFLIPPASASGRSDQ is encoded by the coding sequence TTGTTTGAACTGCTGATTACAATGACGGAGCGTATTGGTATCATCGTAACGATTGCGTTTATCGTATCCCGGCTGCGTTTTTTTCGGACCATGCTGAGCTTGGACAAGCTGACTTCCGTTCAACAGGTGCAAGCGGTGCTGGTGTTTGGTGTACTGGGTATCATCGGAACCTATACCGGACTTACCGTACATCCTGATTCATTGGCCCTCAACAAATGGATGCTTGAGGTATCTCAGGAGGAAGCCATCGCTAATTCCAGAGTCGTTGGCATCGTGATGGCTGGTCTCTTTGGTGGATGGAAGATTGGGCTAGGTGCCGGTTTGGTTGCCGGCCTGCACCGTTTTACCTTGGGAGGCTTTACTGGCCTTGCGTGCGGGCTTGCCACGATATTGGCTGGAATACTGGCAGGGGTATTTCGTAAGACAGGAGGACAGATCCGGTTCTCGAAAGCACTCATCCTAGGAGCGGTCGCTGAATCCCTGCAAATGCTAATTATTCTGCTGCTGGCAAGACCTTTTGAGCAGGCACTCAGCCTAGTAGGGTATATCGGTCTTCCGATGATCGTTGCGAATGGAATCGGGTGTGCCCTCTTTTTACTTATTATCCGCTCTGTCGTTAACGAGGAGCAGAAGGCAGCTGCTCAGCAGGCACAGACTTCACTCCGTATTGCCCGTCAGACGCTCGGATATATGCGGCAGGGAATGAAGCTCAGATCAGCTGAAGCGGTATGCCGAATTCTGTTCAGTGAGGTTAAGGCCAGTGCTATCGCTATGACCGATCAGCATGTTATTCTGGCCCATATTGGAATCGGAGACGATCATCATGTGGCAGGACGGCCGCTGCAGACGGAGGTGACCCGGCATGTGATTGAGCAGGGAGAAATGCTCATTGTAGACAACGAGGAGATTCATTGTCAGAAGCAGGGCTGTCCGCTCGGTGCAGCAGTCATAGGTCCGTTAAAACAGGGGGGCCAGACAGTGGGAACCCTGAAATTTTATTTTCGCAGCAAAAAGGATATAACCCATGTAACAACGGAGCTCATGTCTGGACTCACCATGCTGCTAAGCTACCAGCTGGAAGCTGCCCAGCTGGCTGAAGCCAAAGAGCTCGCACGGGAGGCTGAAATTAAGACACTGCAGGCACAGATTCATCCTCATTTCCTGTTCAACACGATGAACACGATTTTGTCATTAACGAGAATAGACGTGGACAAGGCTCGCAAGCTGCTTCGTAGCTTATCAGATTATATCCGCAAGAATCTGACAGCAGCCACCGCGGAACAATCGACGCTACTAGAAGAACTTCAGCATCTTCGCTCCTATTTAAATATCGAAGAAATAAGGTTTGAGGATAAGCTTACAGTTCATTATGATGTCAAGGAGTCCGCCCTGCAGGCCATGGTTCCGCCACTTACTTTGCAGCCGCTTGTGGAAAATTGTATCCGCCACGGCTTCCGTAACAGGACAGCACAGTGTGTTATCCACATCGAAATCACCGATGATCCCGTGACGGGTGTATCGGTGCTGATCAGAGATAATGGAGAAGGAATGAGAGAGGAACGGCTTAGTCAGCTTGGCACACAGAAGATAGAATCCTCAACAGGTACCGGGCTTGCAGTATATAACGTATCCCGTCGATTGACTCTGATGTATGGTATCGGAGCTTCGCTAGAGATTAAGAGCAGTGAGCAAGCAGGCACGGAAGTGAAGTTCCTCATTCCACCAGCATCTGCAAGCGGGAGATCAGACCAATGA